A window from Chryseobacterium vaccae encodes these proteins:
- a CDS encoding 6-pyruvoyl trahydropterin synthase family protein translates to MIRITKIFTFETAHVLYNYDGKCKNMHGHSYKLFVTVKGRPINDLEDPKNGMVVDFGDIKSIVKSEIVDVWDHAVLVNALSPHKELGEDLEQKGHKVIYCSFQPTCENMLYAIAAKIKSKLPAEVSLAYLKLHETENSYGEWFAEDNK, encoded by the coding sequence ATGATACGTATTACGAAAATTTTTACATTCGAAACCGCTCATGTGCTGTACAACTATGACGGGAAATGTAAAAATATGCACGGACATTCCTATAAGCTGTTTGTAACGGTGAAAGGGAGGCCCATCAATGACTTGGAAGATCCCAAAAACGGGATGGTAGTAGATTTTGGGGATATCAAAAGTATCGTAAAATCTGAAATTGTAGATGTATGGGACCATGCTGTTTTGGTGAATGCCCTGTCTCCGCATAAAGAATTGGGCGAAGATCTGGAGCAGAAAGGTCATAAAGTGATCTACTGCAGTTTTCAGCCTACCTGTGAAAATATGCTGTATGCCATCGCTGCAAAAATAAAATCAAAACTTCCGGCTGAGGTTTCTCTGGCCTACCTTAAACTTCATGAAACCGAAAACTCTTACGGAGAATGGTTCGCAGAAGAT